A window of Candidatus Palauibacter soopunensis contains these coding sequences:
- a CDS encoding fumarylacetoacetate hydrolase family protein, whose product MRTALLKRTSTGRALPLGVIAVLFSAVSLAAQDVAGIVLVEPFKVGTFAIRDVPRVGLVLRDAFIVDIELANEVLERNRAYPRVPAPTEMLDLIGRYEYGLQRRLYEIVNETVAYQRLSGPTRADYVYDVDDVRVLPPIMYPGKILNAASNFYSRVAADAAEGDREEAVRQRRENRGVPYLYLKPSRGAVVGTSERIVIPHGRSQTDWEVELGVVMGRAAKYVASEDAQATVFGYTVTIDVSDRGGRPPGGNPTTSDWLVEKGHDTFAPMGPWIVPKEFYGDPMEQLRQTLDVGGERMQEATAGDMIHSLWELIEYASSILTLFPGDVINLGTSGGVGMGEARFLQPGDVVTATIDGIGTIELPVVEGPEPLGEMGVRLPPVSTYRRDPGS is encoded by the coding sequence ATGAGAACAGCACTGCTCAAACGAACTTCGACCGGACGGGCCCTTCCGCTCGGAGTGATCGCGGTCCTCTTCTCCGCAGTCTCTCTTGCCGCCCAGGATGTCGCGGGCATCGTCCTCGTGGAACCGTTCAAGGTGGGGACGTTCGCGATCAGAGACGTGCCGCGCGTCGGGCTCGTGCTGCGTGACGCCTTCATCGTCGACATCGAACTCGCCAACGAAGTCCTCGAGCGGAACCGCGCCTATCCGAGAGTGCCGGCCCCGACGGAAATGCTCGACCTCATCGGCCGCTACGAGTACGGCCTCCAGCGGCGCCTGTACGAGATCGTCAACGAGACGGTGGCCTATCAGCGGCTCTCCGGCCCCACTCGCGCGGACTATGTCTATGATGTCGATGACGTCCGGGTCCTCCCGCCCATCATGTATCCGGGCAAGATCCTGAACGCGGCGAGCAACTTCTACAGCCGCGTTGCCGCGGATGCGGCCGAAGGCGACAGAGAGGAAGCGGTCCGCCAGCGCCGCGAGAACCGGGGCGTGCCCTACCTCTACCTCAAGCCGTCGCGCGGCGCCGTGGTCGGGACCAGCGAGCGGATCGTGATTCCGCACGGCCGGAGCCAGACCGACTGGGAGGTGGAGCTGGGCGTCGTCATGGGGCGGGCGGCAAAGTACGTCGCCTCCGAAGATGCCCAGGCGACCGTATTCGGGTACACGGTGACGATCGACGTGTCCGACCGCGGCGGGCGTCCTCCGGGCGGCAACCCCACGACTTCGGACTGGCTGGTCGAGAAGGGGCACGACACGTTCGCGCCCATGGGCCCCTGGATCGTCCCCAAGGAGTTCTACGGGGACCCGATGGAGCAGCTGCGCCAGACGCTGGATGTCGGCGGCGAACGCATGCAGGAGGCGACGGCGGGCGACATGATCCACTCGCTGTGGGAGTTGATCGAATACGCTTCGTCGATCCTGACGCTGTTCCCCGGCGATGTGATCAACCTCGGCACCTCCGGCGGCGTCGGCATGGGCGAGGCGCGATTCCTGCAGCCGGGCGACGTCGTCACGGCCACGATCGACGGGATCGGCACGATCGAACTTCCGGTGGTGGAGGGGCCCGAGCCTCTCGGCGAGATGGGCGTCCGGCTGCCGCCCGTGAGCACCTACAGGCGGGATCCAGGCTCATGA
- a CDS encoding amino acid permease, with protein sequence MTPRPALGLWMCTALVVGSMVGSGVFLLPASLSPYGGISILGWLVSAGGAMCLALVMARLGALIPKVGGPYAFAREGFGDFIGFWVAWSYWISLLTANAALAVATVSYATVFWPMLGASPIAGGIASLVALWGLTFVNAWGVRAAGHVQLVTTVLKLLPLAAIGTIGFLYFQPEHFRPFNPAGGSPVAAVTATVTLTLWAFMGLEAATVPAADVRDPARTIPRATILGTVIAALIFIISTSAVMGIIAPADLAVSTAPFADAAGSIWGNAGRLVIGAGATIACFGALNGWILLSGQLPRAAAQDGLLPAAFARLSPRGTPSFGLIFAAGVATILIAMNYTRGLVQAFTFLILLSTLATLLAYVFASTTGLLFAVRERVAARGASGAAQPPGSAPSVGRLVVAVLAFGFSFWAIAGAGPEIVFWGFLLLVAGVPVFVVMRAVGGGRGEADGPVGGG encoded by the coding sequence ATGACGCCCAGACCCGCCCTGGGGTTGTGGATGTGCACGGCCCTCGTCGTCGGGAGCATGGTGGGCTCGGGCGTCTTTCTGCTGCCCGCCTCGCTCTCTCCCTACGGGGGGATCAGCATCCTCGGCTGGCTGGTGAGCGCGGGCGGAGCCATGTGCCTGGCGCTCGTGATGGCGCGACTGGGCGCGTTGATTCCGAAGGTCGGCGGCCCGTATGCCTTCGCACGCGAGGGCTTCGGCGACTTCATCGGATTCTGGGTCGCGTGGTCCTACTGGATCTCGCTGCTCACGGCCAATGCGGCGCTCGCGGTGGCGACCGTGAGCTATGCCACCGTCTTCTGGCCCATGCTGGGCGCTTCTCCCATCGCCGGCGGCATTGCATCCCTCGTCGCCCTCTGGGGTCTGACGTTCGTGAACGCGTGGGGCGTGCGCGCGGCGGGACACGTGCAACTCGTGACAACCGTGCTCAAGCTCCTGCCGCTGGCGGCGATCGGCACGATCGGCTTCCTCTACTTCCAGCCCGAGCATTTTCGGCCGTTCAATCCCGCGGGGGGCAGTCCCGTCGCTGCCGTCACGGCGACCGTGACGCTTACGCTGTGGGCCTTCATGGGACTCGAGGCCGCGACCGTCCCCGCCGCCGACGTTCGTGACCCGGCGCGCACGATCCCGCGGGCCACGATCCTCGGCACCGTGATCGCGGCATTGATCTTCATCATCAGCACGTCCGCCGTGATGGGGATCATCGCACCGGCGGATCTCGCCGTTTCCACCGCGCCCTTCGCGGACGCGGCCGGATCGATCTGGGGGAATGCCGGCCGGCTCGTGATTGGCGCGGGCGCCACGATCGCCTGTTTCGGCGCGCTCAACGGCTGGATCCTGCTCTCCGGGCAGCTCCCGCGGGCCGCTGCGCAGGATGGCCTCCTTCCCGCCGCCTTTGCGCGGCTCAGTCCGCGCGGCACGCCGTCCTTCGGGCTCATCTTCGCGGCGGGCGTCGCGACGATCCTCATCGCGATGAACTACACCCGCGGCCTCGTCCAGGCCTTTACGTTCCTCATCCTGCTCTCCACGCTCGCGACGCTGCTCGCCTATGTGTTCGCGAGCACGACGGGACTGCTCTTCGCCGTGCGCGAGCGCGTCGCCGCGAGGGGCGCCTCGGGGGCGGCGCAGCCCCCCGGCTCGGCACCTTCCGTGGGGCGGCTGGTCGTGGCCGTCCTCGCCTTCGGGTTTTCCTTCTGGGCCATCGCGGGGGCGGGCCCCGAAATCGTGTTCTGGGGTTTCCTCCTCCTGGTGGCGGGCGTCCCGGTGTTTGTCGTGATGCGGGCCGTGGGCGGCGGAAGAGGCGAGGCGGATGGGCCGGTCGGTGGCGGCTGA
- a CDS encoding MarC family protein, with translation MIDQILYGSIALIALTNPLAELPFFFAATDGSSRAELRRAAVKVAVGVLIVLTVAAVAGARILNLFDVSFAAFRTAGGLVVILAALEMLRGAGFGITGVRRDPGETEDHLWVPLVMPLIAGPASITAAITLALDEAGALIGIPVATLIAVFVASVGVLAVLLAASFLSHALSRRAVRIFERFSGLILLAIGCQMCLSGVREFFAA, from the coding sequence GTGATCGACCAGATTCTCTACGGCTCAATTGCGCTCATCGCGCTCACGAACCCGCTCGCCGAGCTGCCCTTCTTCTTCGCGGCCACGGACGGGTCCTCGCGTGCGGAACTGCGCCGCGCGGCGGTGAAGGTCGCCGTCGGGGTTCTCATCGTGCTTACCGTCGCCGCGGTCGCCGGGGCGCGCATCCTGAACCTCTTCGACGTGAGCTTCGCCGCGTTCCGGACGGCGGGCGGCCTCGTCGTCATCCTCGCCGCGCTCGAGATGCTCCGCGGCGCCGGGTTCGGGATCACGGGCGTGCGCCGGGATCCCGGCGAGACCGAGGACCACCTCTGGGTCCCGCTCGTCATGCCGCTGATTGCGGGACCGGCGTCGATCACGGCCGCGATCACGCTGGCGCTCGATGAGGCCGGCGCGTTGATCGGAATTCCCGTCGCCACGCTCATTGCGGTGTTCGTCGCGTCCGTGGGCGTGCTCGCGGTGCTGTTGGCGGCCAGCTTCCTCTCCCACGCGCTGAGCCGCCGGGCGGTCCGGATCTTCGAGCGCTTCTCGGGCCTGATCCTGCTCGCCATCGGCTGCCAGATGTGCCTCAGCGGCGTTCGGGAGTTCTTCGCCGCCTGA
- a CDS encoding arginine deiminase family protein has product MNGRLQTEVKFGVSGMAAPLRRVAMRRPGRATLEADPGRWHYAGPIEPDRLLRQYDAFTERVAASGAEIEWIGGPADDGLADAMFPFDPSFMTPGGAILLRPGKELRQPEVASHEGLYRRLGVPVIGAIEAPGLAEGGDLMWVDESTLAAGRGFRTNQAGIDQLQAIVAPLGIEVRAFDLPMWNGSAACLHLLSLVSPLDRDLALIYPRLFPVALHQLMRERGIQLLEAGDEEFRASGGLNLNVLATAPRRCIALDGFPETVRLMRDAGCDITCFDGDALCIACEGGPTCLTLPILRDDHPSIRGTHP; this is encoded by the coding sequence ATGAACGGGCGGCTGCAAACCGAGGTGAAGTTCGGCGTCTCCGGCATGGCGGCGCCGCTTCGGCGCGTGGCGATGCGCCGGCCGGGCCGGGCGACGCTGGAGGCGGATCCGGGGCGCTGGCACTACGCGGGGCCGATCGAGCCCGACCGGCTGCTCCGCCAGTACGATGCGTTCACCGAGCGCGTCGCGGCCTCAGGGGCCGAGATCGAGTGGATCGGCGGCCCGGCCGACGACGGGCTCGCCGACGCGATGTTCCCGTTCGACCCCTCCTTCATGACGCCCGGCGGCGCGATCCTCCTGCGGCCCGGCAAGGAACTGCGGCAGCCCGAAGTGGCGAGCCACGAGGGGCTCTACCGGCGTCTCGGCGTGCCGGTCATAGGCGCCATCGAGGCCCCGGGGCTCGCGGAAGGCGGGGATCTGATGTGGGTGGACGAGAGTACGCTCGCGGCAGGACGCGGCTTCCGCACCAACCAGGCGGGCATCGACCAGCTTCAGGCCATTGTAGCCCCGCTCGGAATCGAAGTCCGGGCTTTCGATCTCCCGATGTGGAACGGCAGCGCCGCCTGTCTTCACCTCCTCTCGCTGGTAAGCCCGCTGGACCGGGACCTGGCACTCATCTACCCCCGGCTCTTTCCGGTCGCCCTCCACCAGTTGATGCGGGAGCGCGGGATCCAGCTTCTTGAGGCGGGAGACGAGGAGTTCCGGGCCTCCGGCGGCCTGAACCTCAACGTCCTCGCGACGGCTCCGCGCCGCTGCATCGCCCTCGACGGATTCCCGGAGACCGTCCGGCTGATGAGAGACGCGGGCTGTGACATCACGTGCTTCGACGGGGACGCGCTCTGCATCGCGTGCGAGGGCGGACCGACCTGCCTCACGCTGCCAATTCTGCGCGACGACCATCCCTCCATACGGGGAACGCACCCATGA
- a CDS encoding fumarylacetoacetate hydrolase family protein: protein MRALLAAAALAFSIPLSAQGGPEIEIAEPFKVGTFEIDGVPRVALVLRDALIVDIEEANRDLERNPAYPPVPPPADMIDLIGRYEYGIRLRLYEIVNDLVARGGLSGRGRADFVHDLEDVRVLPPIMYPGKILNAAVNFYSHVNEAGTEEERREARRQRRENRGVPYLFLKPTRGAVIGADDQIVIPFGRDRTDWEVELGAVIGRSAKYVDARDAQDHVFGYTVTIDVSDRGGRPPGGNPMTSDWFVGKGHDTFAPMGPWIVPKEFYGDPMEKLRQTLDVGEERMQEATAGDMIHTLWELIEYGSSVATLFPGDVVNNGTSGGVGMGTAVRGETRFLQPGEVVSAAIDGIGTLTLEVVAETEPPGGTGARLPPVRSYRGNR from the coding sequence ATGAGGGCGCTCCTCGCGGCCGCGGCCCTGGCTTTCTCCATTCCGCTGTCGGCCCAGGGAGGGCCGGAGATCGAGATCGCGGAGCCCTTCAAGGTAGGGACATTCGAGATCGACGGCGTTCCGCGCGTCGCCCTCGTGCTGCGGGACGCGCTCATCGTCGACATCGAGGAGGCGAACCGGGACCTCGAGCGAAACCCCGCCTATCCACCCGTCCCGCCGCCGGCCGACATGATCGACCTCATCGGCCGCTACGAGTACGGGATACGACTCCGACTGTACGAGATCGTCAACGACCTCGTGGCCCGGGGCGGGCTGTCGGGGCGTGGCAGAGCCGACTTCGTCCATGACCTCGAGGACGTGCGGGTCCTCCCGCCCATCATGTACCCCGGAAAGATCCTGAACGCGGCGGTCAACTTCTACAGCCACGTCAACGAGGCGGGCACCGAGGAGGAGCGGCGCGAAGCCCGCCGGCAGCGGCGTGAGAACCGCGGCGTGCCCTATCTCTTCCTCAAGCCGACGCGCGGCGCGGTGATCGGCGCTGACGACCAGATCGTGATCCCCTTCGGCCGGGACCGCACGGACTGGGAGGTGGAACTCGGCGCCGTGATCGGGCGCAGCGCCAAGTACGTCGACGCCCGCGACGCCCAGGACCATGTGTTCGGGTACACGGTGACGATCGACGTCTCCGACCGCGGAGGGCGGCCGCCCGGCGGCAACCCCATGACCTCCGACTGGTTCGTCGGGAAGGGGCACGACACGTTCGCGCCCATGGGCCCCTGGATCGTCCCCAAGGAGTTCTACGGCGACCCGATGGAGAAGCTGCGCCAGACGCTGGACGTCGGCGAGGAGCGCATGCAGGAGGCGACCGCCGGAGACATGATCCACACCCTGTGGGAACTGATCGAGTATGGGTCCTCGGTCGCGACGCTGTTCCCCGGGGATGTGGTCAACAACGGCACCTCGGGCGGGGTCGGCATGGGCACCGCGGTTCGCGGCGAGACGCGATTCCTGCAGCCCGGCGAGGTCGTCAGCGCTGCGATCGACGGCATCGGCACGCTGACCCTCGAGGTGGTGGCCGAGACGGAGCCGCCCGGCGGAACCGGCGCCCGGCTGCCGCCCGTCCGCAGCTATCGGGGCAACCGCTAG
- a CDS encoding biotin-dependent carboxyltransferase family protein — translation MSSHGVVDRPGPFCTIQDLGRRTGRRAGLAPGGAMDQRAYLWANRLLGNDPAAAALEITLGGFALRFAVETAVALTGADCAATLDGVETGAWRTVRARPGQVLRLGYSATGMRAFVAFPGGLDVPTAFGSASAVVRDGLPGLLGRPLRAGEPLRWGEPGRACPVRRVPRGLVPPATASLTLPLIVGYEWAEFSNGDRDRVFEAEWTLDPASDRTAGRLAGPALTSGPRVLDSTPLVDGTVQVTGDGLPLVFMRDRPTIGGYAKLGAVDPIALDAFAQARPGTPIRFAPADPEALRRGLARRERFFEIRDEPSAGES, via the coding sequence ATGAGTTCGCACGGCGTCGTGGACCGCCCCGGCCCGTTCTGCACGATCCAGGACCTGGGCCGCCGGACCGGCCGCCGCGCCGGGCTGGCTCCGGGGGGCGCGATGGACCAGCGCGCGTACCTCTGGGCCAACCGGCTGCTCGGCAACGATCCGGCGGCGGCCGCGCTCGAGATCACCCTGGGCGGCTTCGCCCTGCGCTTCGCCGTCGAGACGGCCGTGGCGCTGACGGGCGCGGACTGCGCCGCCACGCTCGACGGCGTCGAGACGGGTGCCTGGCGCACCGTCCGGGCAAGGCCGGGCCAGGTGCTCCGGCTCGGCTACAGCGCGACCGGCATGCGCGCCTTCGTCGCGTTCCCCGGCGGACTCGATGTCCCCACTGCGTTCGGCTCCGCGTCGGCCGTCGTGCGCGACGGACTGCCCGGGTTGCTGGGCCGGCCCCTGCGGGCGGGCGAGCCCCTCCGCTGGGGCGAACCCGGACGCGCGTGTCCGGTGCGGCGGGTGCCCCGCGGACTCGTCCCGCCCGCGACGGCCTCGCTGACGCTGCCGCTGATCGTCGGCTACGAGTGGGCCGAGTTCTCAAACGGAGATCGGGATCGGGTGTTCGAAGCGGAGTGGACCCTCGACCCGGCGAGCGACAGAACCGCGGGCCGACTGGCCGGCCCCGCCCTCACTTCCGGTCCGCGCGTCCTCGACTCGACGCCGCTCGTCGACGGAACCGTTCAGGTCACGGGCGATGGTCTGCCGCTGGTGTTCATGCGGGACCGCCCCACGATCGGCGGCTACGCGAAGCTCGGCGCCGTGGATCCGATCGCGCTCGACGCGTTCGCGCAGGCGCGGCCCGGCACGCCCATCCGCTTCGCCCCCGCCGACCCCGAAGCGCTTCGCCGTGGGCTCGCCCGGCGGGAGCGTTTCTTCGAGATCCGCGACGAGCCGTCGGCGGGCGAAAGTTGA
- a CDS encoding DUF5715 family protein: MKTWTVLPFLLVAAVPGDISGQSLRGSTSSLDRQNRVAREHDFTYIATPAQLQRFVDQGYLVRVPEGADYELHEISFPYARPEVRLFISRLASQYRRACGERLVVTSLTRPKNRQPRNASPRSVHPTGMALDLRRPDPKCRGWLERVLLQLEGSRVLEVSLERRPPHYHVALFPRQYAAYVERITRASAQQYVAGGGRYRVRPGDSLWRIARRHDTTVTRLRSANNLNGSRIYPGQVLTLPG, from the coding sequence GTGAAAACCTGGACCGTATTGCCGTTTCTTCTCGTCGCGGCCGTGCCCGGTGACATCTCGGGGCAGAGTCTCCGCGGGTCCACGAGTTCCCTGGACCGCCAGAACCGCGTCGCCCGCGAGCACGACTTCACCTACATCGCGACGCCCGCGCAATTGCAGCGTTTCGTCGACCAGGGCTATCTCGTGCGCGTGCCCGAAGGGGCCGACTACGAGCTTCACGAAATCTCGTTCCCCTACGCGCGGCCCGAAGTCAGGCTGTTCATATCCCGGCTCGCGTCGCAGTACCGGCGCGCGTGCGGCGAGCGGCTCGTGGTCACGAGTCTCACGCGCCCCAAGAACCGGCAGCCGCGGAACGCTTCTCCCCGCTCCGTGCACCCCACCGGCATGGCGCTCGACCTGCGCCGGCCCGACCCGAAGTGCCGCGGGTGGCTCGAGCGCGTACTGCTCCAGCTCGAGGGGTCGAGGGTGCTCGAGGTCTCCCTGGAGCGCCGCCCTCCACACTACCATGTGGCGCTCTTCCCGCGGCAGTATGCCGCTTACGTCGAGCGAATCACGCGCGCGAGCGCGCAACAGTACGTCGCCGGCGGGGGGCGGTACCGGGTGAGGCCGGGCGATTCGCTGTGGAGGATCGCGCGCCGCCACGACACGACCGTGACCCGCCTCCGATCCGCGAACAACCTCAACGGAAGCCGGATCTATCCCGGTCAGGTTCTCACGCTTCCCGGCTGA
- a CDS encoding 5-oxoprolinase subunit PxpA — protein sequence MLINCDMGESYGPWEKGADEVVMPLIDQANIACGGHAGDPDTMARTLELAAEHGVQAGAHPGYPDRRNFGRLRLDWPLDSLVLEIQAQIGALRGVASALGVRLRHVKPHGALYLAMMKDDRLLTRLAEGVAALDPSLAFVLQATPERERHATMLEHTGLALEFEAFADRAYAADGRLQARGIDGAVLSDADAVADHVANLLDGFVETPEGPLPVAAETLCVHGDNPSATAVIRRIRELVPRKK from the coding sequence ATGCTGATCAACTGCGACATGGGAGAGAGCTACGGGCCCTGGGAGAAGGGGGCCGACGAAGTGGTGATGCCGCTGATCGACCAGGCCAACATCGCCTGCGGCGGCCATGCCGGAGATCCCGACACGATGGCTCGGACGCTCGAGCTGGCGGCCGAGCACGGCGTGCAGGCGGGGGCGCACCCGGGCTACCCCGACCGGCGGAACTTCGGGCGCCTGCGGCTGGACTGGCCGCTCGACTCGCTGGTGCTCGAGATCCAGGCGCAGATCGGGGCGTTGCGGGGCGTCGCGTCGGCGCTGGGCGTCCGGTTGCGCCACGTGAAGCCCCACGGAGCGCTGTACCTCGCCATGATGAAGGACGACCGGCTTCTCACGCGGCTGGCGGAAGGCGTGGCCGCCCTGGATCCGTCGCTCGCGTTCGTCCTGCAGGCGACGCCGGAGCGCGAGCGGCACGCGACGATGCTGGAGCACACCGGGCTGGCGCTCGAATTCGAGGCCTTCGCGGATCGTGCCTACGCGGCGGATGGGCGCCTCCAGGCGCGCGGGATCGACGGGGCCGTCCTCTCCGATGCGGACGCCGTGGCCGACCACGTGGCGAATCTCCTCGACGGATTCGTGGAGACGCCCGAGGGTCCTCTGCCCGTGGCGGCCGAGACACTCTGCGTTCACGGCGACAACCCCTCCGCCACAGCGGTGATCCGCCGCATCCGCGAACTCGTGCCGCGGAAGAAGTAG
- a CDS encoding thioredoxin family protein, producing the protein MNRDRFHGASTFSAYLETVEKNREFWHALARRAAVDEKTRQRARAIPGRWNVIALTEDWCGDAINTLPVFDRLAEVAANIELRVLLRDENPDLMDAHLTNGTSRSIPVLIIYDEAFRERGWWGPRPAPIQEWVLTEGMKLDPEDRYREVRRYYARDKGRTALDEFLRILERAAAGD; encoded by the coding sequence TTGAACCGAGATCGATTTCACGGTGCCTCGACGTTCTCCGCCTACCTGGAGACGGTCGAGAAGAACCGCGAGTTCTGGCACGCGCTGGCGCGCCGCGCGGCGGTGGACGAGAAGACCCGGCAACGCGCCCGCGCCATCCCCGGCCGGTGGAACGTCATCGCGCTCACCGAGGACTGGTGCGGAGACGCGATCAACACCCTCCCCGTGTTCGATCGCCTCGCGGAGGTCGCCGCGAACATCGAACTGCGCGTCCTCCTTCGGGACGAGAACCCGGACCTGATGGACGCCCATCTGACGAACGGCACGAGCCGGTCCATTCCGGTCCTCATCATCTACGACGAGGCGTTCCGCGAGCGTGGGTGGTGGGGTCCCCGGCCGGCCCCGATCCAGGAGTGGGTGCTGACGGAGGGGATGAAGCTGGACCCGGAGGACCGGTATCGTGAGGTTCGCCGTTACTACGCGCGGGACAAGGGCCGCACCGCGCTGGACGAATTCCTCCGGATTCTCGAGCGCGCGGCCGCCGGCGACTGA
- a CDS encoding allophanate hydrolase subunit 1, giving the protein MITFPGPVSALVTLPVAADRDGIARVLELERRARDALPDLRATIPAFNRLLVEGSPHSWNATDVESRMAAAAKKCLAETPRIDKGDPVSLPVCYDPELAPDLEAVAANAGVDVAEVARLHSGATYAVLATGFAPGFAYMGDVDARIAMPRLTTPRSRVEPGSVGIADRRTGIYPAAGPGGWRLIGRVPSALFADAAERVARFRPGGSVEFRPIDRDEYEAAGG; this is encoded by the coding sequence GTGATCACTTTCCCGGGGCCGGTGAGCGCCCTGGTCACGCTTCCGGTGGCGGCCGACCGGGACGGAATCGCCCGCGTCCTCGAACTCGAACGCCGCGCGCGCGACGCGTTGCCGGATCTCCGCGCGACGATTCCGGCCTTCAACCGGCTGCTCGTCGAGGGCTCGCCTCACAGTTGGAACGCGACGGATGTGGAGTCCAGAATGGCCGCGGCCGCCAAGAAATGCCTTGCGGAGACGCCCCGGATCGACAAAGGAGACCCCGTGTCGCTGCCGGTGTGCTACGATCCGGAACTGGCGCCGGACCTCGAAGCCGTGGCGGCGAACGCGGGCGTGGACGTTGCGGAGGTGGCGCGGCTCCACAGTGGTGCGACATACGCCGTACTCGCGACCGGGTTCGCGCCGGGGTTCGCCTACATGGGTGACGTGGACGCGCGGATCGCCATGCCGCGCCTAACAACGCCCCGCTCGCGGGTCGAACCCGGATCCGTCGGGATCGCGGATCGGCGCACGGGCATCTATCCGGCAGCGGGGCCGGGGGGCTGGCGACTTATCGGCCGCGTTCCCTCGGCACTCTTTGCGGATGCCGCCGAGCGGGTCGCGCGCTTTCGACCCGGTGGCTCGGTCGAGTTCCGTCCGATCGACCGGGACGAGTACGAGGCCGCGGGCGGATGA
- a CDS encoding dipeptidase gives MAVLSTLVLGLAAANARAQDEHFEIAKRVLSSVPLFDGHNDLPWAIRNADAPRDVRAYDISRPTPGHTDLARLRAGGVGAQFWSVYVPASVMEDGGGARMQLEQIDIALQIISDHREDLGLALTSADVMDQFHRGKVASMLGMEGGHAIENSLGALRAFYALGVRYMTLTHSANLPWADSCCELPELGGLSAFGEEVVREMNWLGMLVDISHVSPGSMHDALDVTEAPVIFSHSSARAVTDHPRNVPDDVLRRLPENGGVVMVTFVESFVNQEVANYFGPSEGRPRATMADVVAHIEHIRDVAGIDHVAIGGDFDGIDRGPVGLEDVSTYPALFAELSRRGWTESELRALAADNLLRVMRATEATARRLQAERDPSMATIEELDGLVP, from the coding sequence ATGGCGGTTCTGTCCACGCTCGTTCTGGGACTCGCGGCCGCGAATGCGCGCGCGCAGGACGAACACTTCGAGATCGCCAAACGCGTGTTGTCGAGCGTGCCCCTGTTCGATGGACACAACGATCTCCCCTGGGCGATCCGGAACGCGGACGCACCGCGCGACGTCCGGGCCTACGACATCTCCCGCCCCACGCCGGGACACACCGATCTCGCCCGCCTTCGGGCCGGCGGCGTCGGGGCCCAGTTCTGGTCCGTCTACGTCCCCGCCTCGGTCATGGAGGACGGCGGCGGCGCGCGCATGCAACTGGAGCAGATCGACATCGCGCTCCAGATCATCTCCGATCACCGCGAGGACCTGGGGCTCGCACTCACCTCCGCGGATGTGATGGACCAGTTCCACCGCGGCAAGGTCGCCTCGATGCTCGGCATGGAGGGAGGCCACGCGATCGAGAACTCGCTCGGCGCCCTGCGGGCGTTCTACGCGCTCGGCGTCCGCTATATGACGCTCACGCACAGCGCGAACCTCCCCTGGGCCGACTCCTGCTGCGAACTGCCCGAACTCGGAGGACTCTCCGCCTTCGGCGAGGAAGTCGTGCGCGAGATGAACTGGCTGGGCATGCTGGTCGACATCTCGCACGTGTCGCCGGGAAGCATGCACGATGCGCTCGACGTAACCGAGGCGCCGGTCATCTTCTCGCACTCCTCCGCCAGGGCCGTGACGGACCACCCGCGCAACGTGCCGGACGATGTGTTGCGCCGGCTGCCGGAGAACGGCGGCGTGGTCATGGTCACGTTCGTCGAATCCTTTGTGAACCAGGAGGTCGCCAACTACTTCGGCCCATCGGAGGGGCGCCCGCGCGCCACGATGGCCGACGTCGTGGCGCATATCGAGCACATCCGCGACGTGGCGGGCATCGACCACGTCGCGATCGGGGGCGACTTCGACGGCATCGACCGGGGCCCCGTCGGGCTGGAGGACGTGTCGACGTACCCCGCCCTGTTCGCTGAACTCTCGCGCCGCGGGTGGACCGAATCCGAACTTCGGGCCCTCGCGGCCGACAACCTGCTTCGCGTCATGCGCGCCACCGAAGCGACCGCGCGCCGGCTCCAGGCCGAACGCGATCCCTCAATGGCCACGATCGAAGAACTGGACGGGCTGGTGCCTTGA
- a CDS encoding SRPBCC family protein — protein MNRTLKRIIIGMLIVIAGLVGVVYGVGSALPEDHVAAVRAEFSASPEEIFATVADYRAYPEWRPSVEGIEELPARDGKPAWVELGATGPLPMELTESEPPTRLVTTILSEGMPFGGRWIFEIEPAAAGATVTITEEGEVYSPVFRFVSRYLMGHHATASLFLSDIGTHFGENVTVDVVR, from the coding sequence ATGAATCGCACCTTGAAGCGCATCATTATCGGCATGCTCATCGTCATCGCGGGCCTGGTCGGGGTCGTCTACGGCGTCGGGAGTGCCTTGCCCGAGGATCACGTGGCGGCGGTGCGCGCCGAGTTCTCCGCCTCACCCGAGGAGATCTTCGCGACCGTCGCGGACTATCGCGCGTACCCGGAGTGGCGTCCGTCCGTGGAAGGAATCGAGGAGCTGCCGGCGCGGGACGGGAAGCCGGCCTGGGTGGAACTCGGGGCCACCGGACCGCTCCCCATGGAGTTGACGGAGAGCGAACCCCCGACCCGGCTCGTGACGACGATCCTCTCGGAAGGCATGCCCTTCGGCGGCCGCTGGATCTTCGAGATCGAACCCGCCGCCGCGGGGGCGACTGTCACGATCACCGAGGAGGGCGAGGTCTACAGCCCGGTCTTCCGCTTCGTGAGCCGCTATCTCATGGGGCATCACGCCACCGCGTCGCTGTTCCTCTCGGACATCGGCACGCACTTCGGCGAGAACGTCACCGTCGACGTGGTCCGGTAG